The following are from one region of the Silene latifolia isolate original U9 population chromosome 9, ASM4854445v1, whole genome shotgun sequence genome:
- the LOC141602295 gene encoding uncharacterized protein LOC141602295 yields the protein MGSPLDLLGVLKAITELRQRARWPKKPTSMENDRRDASKRCEYHNDIVHNTEDCVVLRKEVKHLTKILDAWITRSPRERNRKVNTANQAQPSPPPPYSKVVSVITGGSEICGLTYSAAKRHVTETKEDKPEFSLRVGRQDLPSISYDEADIPDEAEHHHDALIISLSIGNYLVKKILVDTGISVNLIMPETLKNMGFSEKDLVKKAVPLVGFSG from the coding sequence ATGGGTTCACCACTGGACTTGCTTGGGGTATTGAAGGCAATCACGGAACTAAGGCAGAGGGCCAGGTGGCCCAAGAAGCCTACCTCCATGGAGAACGACAGAAGAGATGCCAGCAAAAGGTGTGAATACCACAATGATATTGTCCACAATACAGAAGATTGTGTAGTACTACGAAAGGAAGTGAAGCACCTTACAAAGATCTTGGATGCTTGGATCACCCGCTCCCCAAGGGAGCGAAACAGAAAGGTCAATACTGCTAACCAGGCCCAACCATCCCCACCTCCACCTTACTCAAAGGTCGTGAGCGTCATCACAGGAGGGTCGGAGATATGTGGTCTCACTTATTCAGCAGCAAAGCGCCATGTAACTGAGACTAAAGAAGATAAACCAGAGTTCTCCCTTAGGGTTGGGAGACAGGATCTACCATCAATCTCATACGACGAGGCAGACATACCCGATGAGGCAGAACACCACCATGACGCCTTGATCATTAGCCTTTCTATAGGGAATTACCTTGTTAAAAAGatattggtagatacaggaatcTCCGTGAATCTAATAATGCCGGAAACCTTGAAGAATATGGGGTTTAGCGAGAAAGACCTGGTGAAGAAGGCAGTACCCTTGGTAGGTTTCAGCGGATAA